Proteins co-encoded in one Fusarium fujikuroi IMI 58289 draft genome, chromosome FFUJ_chr06 genomic window:
- a CDS encoding related to Vault poly has protein sequence MSLFGGSRIGSRRVTPPCGCYIFIQDAPRYLPQVQIKAHTTILATTSRTNLTQTFVNPSGEAIDELRYVFPLYDGVSVVAFTCTVGSRVIKGVVKERQKAQQVYNEAKAKGQTAGLFKQSLEAADTFTTTIGNVPAGEMVQVDITYLGELKHDAQVDGLRFTIPTQIVPRYGDSQSLPSSNVIQEQGISFTIDAEMPDGSAIKSIQSPSHPLSVEIGTTSTTKSQDPSLQRASATLQQGTTHLEQDFVVQVVATKLGEPSAILETHPTIPNQRAIMTTLVPRFKLPADKPEIVFICDRSGSMGGQIPGLKTALQIFLKSLPVGVKFNICSFGSHFSFLWDRSQSYSQETLDKAVQHIETFDSDYGGTEMYQPFEATFKKRYKDMNLEVFLLTDGEIWDQDRLFQLINKEVADSKGAARVFSLGIGAGASTSLIEGIARAGNGFAQTVADDEKMDKKVVRMLRGALFPHISDYSLEIKYDKGDSSSEDDFELVEKVVDALKIDTVHDEKKTKEVEAPKKPISLFDASANDDDDTEMADAPGVDNKFDHLPDVSSPRYLQTPGTIPPLFPFNRTTVYVLLSEDTPSQQPKSVILRGTSSHGPLELEIPITVVAEKDAVIHQLAARKEVKELEEGRGWLKYAKDSDGKLLGEKYDGHFSDMVEREAVRLGVKYQVGGKWCSFIAVEDNGNEVEQGEAQEAVPDEPSRRAMPQMMTASFGAASSGKPFLSFLSRSRKSTQPDTRSAGFGSSGSVAFGAAPAASPYDNFSSAGRGGGLFGSSTSSSTGGGLFGNSNAQARSFAPGSSAPPGSLFGAAPQRSFGTAETLFGSASIPPPPPPAAPTVQAAALAPPAAAVDEDLIDEYRKEMDEAAAMPLDFSIEGEESDEDMGFALMDDGPPAPAPAAASSLFSMPASSIAAAPKKKSIGDMEPLQALTSLQTFAGSWSWSADLERVLGVTSEEASKLALPASVKDHSEKDDVLATACAVLFFKKKLQEEMDTWEMLVEKAEGWLEDKIGEDEVSELLSVLEKLF, from the coding sequence ATGTCACTCTTTGGCGGCTCACGAATTGGTAGCCGTAGAGTTACCCCGCCATGCGGCTGCTACATCTTCATCCAAGACGCGCCCAGGTACCTCCCTCAGGTCCAGATCAAGGCTCACACCACTATCCTCGCCACAACATCTCGCACCAACCTCACCCAGACTTTTGTCAATCCCAGCGGCGAAGCCATTGATGAATTGCGCTATGTCTTCCCTCTCTATGATGGTGTCTCCGTCGTCGCTTTCACCTGCACAGTTGGCTCTCGCGTCATCAAAGGCGTAGTCAAAGAACGACAGAAGGCTCAGCAAGTCTACaatgaagccaaagccaaaggacAAACCGCTGGTCTTTTCAAGCAGTCCCTTGAAGCAGCTGATACCTTCACCACCACTATTGGAAATGTCCCTGCTGGTGAGATGGTGCAGGTAGATATCACATACCTTGGAGAGCTCAAACATGATGCTCAAGTCGACGGTCTTCGTTTCACTATCCCAACACAGATCGTTCCACGATATGGTGACTCGCAATCCCTCCCTTCATCGAATGTTATCCAGGAACAAGGGATCTCATTCACTATCGATGCGGAGATGCCTGACGGCTCAGCCATCAAATCCATTCAGTCCCCGTCTCATCCTCTTTCAGTAGAGATTGGCACTACCTCTACCACGAAGTCTCAGGACCCCTCCCTCCAGAGAGCTTCTGCTACCCTTCAACAAGGCACTACGCATCTGGAACAAGACTTTGTTGTGCAAGTAGTCGCCACAAAGCTAGGAGAACCATCAGCTATCCTGGAAACTCACCCCACCATCCCGAACCAACGCGCCATCATGACCACGCTTGTCCCCAGGTTCAAACTGCCTGCCGACAAGCCAGAGATTGTGTTCATCTGCGACAGAAGTGGAAGTATGGGTGGCCAGATCCCTGGCCTCAAAACAGCTCTCCAGATTTTTCTCAAGTCTCTTCCAGTTGGTGTCAAGTTCAACATCTGCAGTTTTGGCTCTCATTTCAGCTTCCTCTGGGATCGGTCTCAGTCCTACAGCCAAGAGACACTCGACAAGGCTGTTCAGCACATCGAAACTTTTGACAGCGACTATGGCGGCACTGAGATGTACCAACCATTCGAGGCTACTTTCAAGAAGCGCTACAAGGACATGAACCTCGAAGTCTTCCTGCTCACAGACGGCGAGATCTGGGACCAAGATCGCCTTTTCCAGCTTATCAACAAGGAGGTAGCTGATAGCAAGGGTGCTGCGCGAGTCTTTTCCCTTGGTATTGGCGCAGGTGCCAGTACCTCTCTGATTGAGGGCATCGCCAGAGCTGGTAACGGCTTTGCTCAGACggttgctgatgatgagaagatggacaagaAGGTAGTTCGCATGCTTCGAGGAGCTTTGTTTCCCCATATTTCCGACTATTCTCTGGAGATCAAGTATGACAAAGGAGATTCTTCGAGCGAAGATGACTTTGAGTTGGTTGAGAAGGTCGTTGACGCGTTGAAGATTGATACCGTCCACGACgaaaagaagaccaaggaagtGGAAGCACCAAAGAAGCCTATTTCCTTGTTTGACGCATCCGCaaacgatgatgacgataccGAGATGGCTGATGCGCCGGGTGTTGACAACAAGTTTGACCATCTTCCTGATGTTTCTTCCCCGCGTTATCTTCAGACACCAGGCACTATTCCTCCCCTCTTTCCTTTCAACCGTACCACCGTGTACGTCCTTCTCTCCGAGGACACTCCTTCACAGCAACCCAAATCTGTCATCCTCAGAGGCACCTCGAGCCATGGTCCTCTTGAACTCGAGATCCCCATCACGGTAGTTGCCGAAAAAGACGCTGTCATTCATCAACTCGCGGCAAGGAAGGAAGTCAAGGAACTTGAAGAAGGTCGGGGATGGCTCAAGTATGCCAAGGACTCTGACGGCAAACTCCTTGGGGAGAAGTACGATGGCCACTTCTCTGACATGGTTGAGCGTGAGGCTGTGCGTCTTGGTGTCAAGTATCAAGTTGGAGGCAAGTGGTGCTCGTTCATCGCTGTGGAGGATAACGGAAATGAGGTTGAGCaaggagaagcccaagaggCTGTACCTGATGAGCCTTCACGGCGCGCCATGCCACAAATGATGACTGCTAGCTTCGGTGCAGCGAGCAGCGGCAAACCTTTTCTTTCGTTTCTCAGCCGTTCTCGCAAATCAACCCAGCCGGATACTCGTAGCGCAGGGTTTGGGAGCTCTGGCAGTGTTGCATTCGGAGCTGCTCCAGCTGCATCTCCCTACGATAACTTTTCTTCCGCGGGTCGAGGTGGGGGTCTCTTCGGAAGTTCTACGTCATCCAGCACTGGCGGAGGACTATTCGGCAACTCAAATGCTCAAGCCCGCAGTTTCGCCCCAGGGTCTAGTGCACCACCTGGTAGTCTTTTCGGAGCCGCGCCGCAAAGATCGTTTGGCACAGCTGAAACTCTGTTTGGCAGTGCTTCTAtacctccccctcctcctcctgcagcACCAACTGTTCAAGCCGCAGCACTCGCACCCCCCGCGGCTGCagttgatgaagaccttATCGATGAGTATCGgaaagagatggatgaggcTGCGGCTATGCCGCTGGACTTTTCAATTGAAGGCGAAGAGTCTGATGAAGACATGGGGTTTGCATTGATGGATGACGGACCTCCTGCTCCTGCGCCAGCTGCCGCCTCTTCACTTTTCTCCATGCCTGCATCCTCTATTGCTGCAGCACCCAAGAAAAAGTCCATCGGCGACATGGAGCCATTGCAGGCTTTGACCTCTCTTCAAACATTTGCAGGTAGCTGGTCATGGAGTGCGGATCTCGAGCGTGTTCTCGGCGTGACCTCTGAGGAGGCTTCCAAGTTGGCACTTCCGGCTTCAGTCAAGGACCATTCAGAGAAGGACGATGTGCTGGCTACCGCGTGTGCTGTGttgttcttcaagaagaagctgcagGAGGAAATGGATACTTGGGAAATGTTGGTTGAGAAGGCAGAGGGATGGTTGGAGGACAAAATTGGGGAGGATGAAGTTTCTGAGCTACTTAGTGTGCTCGAGAAGTTgttttaa
- a CDS encoding related to NAD dependent epimerase/dehydratase family protein, with protein sequence METQKILITGATGFVGGSVLTTILANTSLAKFPITALVRTQAQASTLSSLPLTPLLFKNLDDTDFLTEVASAHDIVIHAANGYHVPSAQAFIRGLAQRKRKTGREVHYIHNSGTSNFGDRPVSKAYIVTNVFSDKDDVYAYEKMRERIEPYHQRTADVTVFELGEELGVKTYIICSPLIYGRGTGLFNKSSIQIPTMVRAALERGRAMYAGDGLGIWDHTHIEDIAALYTLILAKILKGEDVPFGKEGFFFANHGKQSWLDIAKEIARVGHQQGRLAAEPESVGLKEISKAWFDGDEHLTELGLCSRSETRGDRSRELGWEPVKDDSKWIETVTEEFMAALETTA encoded by the exons ATGGAAACTCAGAAAATTCTTATCACCGGCGCCACCGGCTTCGT TGGTGGCAGCGTATTAACAACGATCCTCGCAAACACGTCCCTTGCAAAATTCCCCATCACAGCCCTGGTCCGCACTCAAGCTCAGGCCTCGACTCTATCATCCCTCCCACTAAcacctcttctcttcaaaaACCTCGACGATACGGATTTCCTCACTGAAGTAGCTTCAGCACACGATATCGTCATCCACGCAGCCAACGGCTATCACGTCCCCTCCGCTCAGGCCTTTATTCGCGGTCTTGCGCAACGGAAACGCAAAACAGGACGCGAAGTACACTACATTCACAACTCGGGGACGTCAAACTTTGGCGACAGACCTGTTTCCAAAGCCTACATTGTGACGAATGTGTTTTCGGATAAAGATGATGTTTATGCTtatgagaagatgagggaAAGAATTGAGCCGTATCATCAACGCACTGCTGATGTTACCGTTTTTGAACTCGGCGAAGAGTTGGGTGTCAAGACTTATATCATCTGCTCGCCTTTGATTTATGGCAGGGGAACAGGCTTGTTTAACAAGTCCTCGATACAGATTCCGACAATGGTTAGGGCTGCTCTTGAGAGGGGACGGGCGATGTACGCCGGAGATGGGCTGGGAATTTGGGATCACACCCATATTGAAGACATTGCAGCGCTTTACACCCTAATTCTGGCCAAGATCCTCAAAGGGGAGGATGTACCCTTTGGAAAAGAGGGTTTCTTCTTCGCAAACCATGGTAaacagtcttggcttgacaTAGCGAAGGAGATTGCAAGAGTTGGCCATCAACAAGGAAGACTCGCCGCTGAACCGGAGAGTGTAGGATTGAAGGAAATTAGCAAGGCTTGgttcgatggtgatgagcaTCTCACTGAGCTTGGACTGTGTTCGAG GTCTGAGACAAGGGGCGATCGGAGTCGTGAGTTGGGATGGGAGCCGGTGAAAGATGACTCGAAATGGATCGAGACTGTGACCGAGGAATTTATGGCTGCTCTTGAAACTACGGCCTAA